Proteins from one Calditrichota bacterium genomic window:
- a CDS encoding 4Fe-4S dicluster domain-containing protein, translated as MAAHQVTADVEAVRGRLSAQRVAQRGGLSLTGRLVNSEFVARVRSLSGVDPRECYQCGKCSSGCPVTPEMDLIPSQVIRLLQLGQEQEVLGCKTIWLCASCFQCYSRCPKGIDFSRLAEALRMLAMAAKVEYLAPEDLPADVLAEAPQQALVSAFRKYGL; from the coding sequence ATGGCGGCGCACCAAGTGACAGCCGACGTCGAAGCGGTACGAGGACGCCTTTCCGCCCAGAGAGTCGCGCAGCGCGGGGGCCTTTCGTTGACAGGCCGCCTAGTGAACAGCGAATTCGTGGCGCGGGTGCGCAGCCTCAGCGGCGTGGACCCAAGGGAGTGCTACCAGTGCGGCAAGTGCTCCTCAGGTTGCCCAGTTACCCCCGAGATGGACCTTATCCCCAGCCAGGTCATCCGCCTGCTCCAATTGGGCCAGGAACAGGAGGTGCTCGGCTGCAAGACCATCTGGCTGTGTGCCTCGTGCTTCCAATGCTATTCCCGCTGCCCGAAGGGGATCGACTTTTCTCGGTTAGCTGAGGCCTTGCGCATGTTGGCCATGGCGGCCAAGGTCGAGTACTTAGCACCAGAAGACCTGCCGGCAGATGTGCTGGCAGAGGCGCCGCAACAGGCGCTGGTCAGCGCTTTCCGCAAGTACGGCCTGTGA